A window of Longimicrobium sp. genomic DNA:
TCGCCGCCGTTGCCGCGGCTACGCGCTTTTCCACGGAGCGGCAGAACCCCACGTCGCGCATGAACCGGAGCTGCTCGGCCTGGCCGCCCAGGATCTGGAGCACGGAGATCACCCGATCCCCACGCGCCGGCCCGCTGGGCGCCACCGACACCCCGAAATCCAGCGACCGCAGGAGACCCGCGATGAAGTCGATGGCGTGCGTGTGCCGGCCGGACTGCTTCAACTCCAGGTTCGGCACTGTGCCGGTGCGATGCACTCGTGGCGTCATCATCTCCGCGCTCGCGAAGGCGGAGAGGAAGTGCCCACGGGCCCACGCGGGCATCCGCATCAGCCACGGCATCGGCTCCGCGGCCCAGTCCTTCTTCCCGACTGGCGATCCGAGGCCCGCGAACAGCGCGTGGAGCGCGGTGGAGCCGACGTACATGTTGATCTCCTCGCGCCACCCTTCCTTGCGACGGCGCCGATGCTCGCGAGGCTCGAAGCCGAGGCGCCGGAAGTCGGCGCGCAGGTCCTCCGCGTCCTCGTCGTTGAAGACGTAGAGCGAGACCCGCTTTCCATCCTTGCTGAGGTGCCCGTCGCCGCTCGCGTAGCCGAGCAGCCGGAGGAGCGCGGGGAGCCGGTCGTCCGTGGCGCGGAGCGGAAGGAGCCCGCGCTCCTCCAGCTCAGCACGTGAGCGCTCGTTGGGAACCTCGAACGTGACGTCGCACGCGGGCTCCTCATACGGGAGCCCCACGTAGGGCGTGCAGGCGATCGAGTCGTCCGGGCCGAGCTGGTCCGCACGCTTCCACCCCGCACGGGTCAGGATCTCGTGGTCGGGCGTCGCGCGGATCTCTCGGCCGTTCCCCAGCGTGATCGCCAGCACGTCGCGCTCCCCGCGCGGCACCGCGCCGAAGTGGGGCGAGACGGGGCGCACCGAGGCTCCGTCCCAGCACACGACGGCGTCCGCGTCAGTGACCTCCTCGATCGGCTTCGTGAAGCCGTCCGCGGTGATTACCGGCGTTCCGGCGGCGAGGCACGCGATGTCGAAGCCCACGCCCACCACCGACACCTTGTCGCGGTACGCGGCCACCCCGCCGATCGGCATCGTGAAGCCCACGTGACCGTCCGCCAGGAGCGCCGCGCGCTCGGCACGCCCCGCCACGTCTGTGAGCTGGCGGATGGTCCCCTCCTCGTGCTCGCCGAACATGACGGCGTTGGTCCCTACCTTCTTCGTCAGCATCGTAGTTCTCTCAGAGAGACTTGAACTGCCGTCTCACACAGAGACGCAGGGGACAGACAAGGCACAGAAAACCTACTCCTTCTTCTTGCCGTTCCCCTGTGTGGCTCTGTGTGACGGGGCAGTTGTTCACTAGTCGTCCTCGTCCCACCGCCGGTCGGCCTTCTGCTCGCGGCGCAGGGCGCGGTTGAAGGTGCGGTCGCCGGCGCGCTGCAGCTCGGTGGACTCGCAGATGGCATCCACCGCGCGCGCGAGCACCCAGGCGCGAGCACCGTGCCGGTCCACGAACTTGAGCCAGCGCGGCCGCCAGAACCGTCCCAGCTTGCGCCCCAGCTCCCGCGCCGTCTCCGGCGACACGTAGTAGCTGTCGAACCGGGTCGTGACCACGAAGTAGTCCCCCGCGGGGAGCTCCTCCTCCGGTCTCTCCTGTCTTTCTCGCGTATGGTTCATCGTGCGTTTCGGTAAGGCGGGGACGAGCCTCGTCCCCGCCCGGTTCGGTGGCTCCGGCGCGGGGGGACGGCCGGGGCCGCCCTCTAGCGCGCGAAGTCCGCGATCAGCTGCGGCGTGGCGGCGTCGAAGCCCACCACGTCCAGCATTCCGGCATCCTCGGGGTCCGCGATGGTGAACCCGTTGGACGCCATCCCCACGACCACCAGCTTCGCGGGGATCCCCGTGCGCTCCCGGTACCGGCGGAGCGCCTGCGACGGGTGGATGTCACCCGCCCACGTCTCGTTGTCCGTGTAGACCACGAACAGGTCGACGTCCCACCTCCGGTCCGCCGCCTCCAGCATGGGAAGCGCGCAGTCCGTCCCCCCGAAGCTGAGGGAAGACACCTGCCGGACCACGTCGTCCAGCCGCTGCCGGGGCGAGATCGCGAGCGGGGTGATCCCGCTGGGGAAGCCGTCGTGCATCGAGCGCGACCGCCCCGCCGTGAAAGCGGTGAAGAAGTGCCGCGGCTCGGTAGCCGCCGTCACCAGCGCCATCGCGGCCGACGCCTCGCGGCAGCTCAGCCCCTCCAGCCCGTGCACGTTCGCCGTCATGGAGCCGGACACGTCCAGCGCCAGCATCACGCGGCGCCCCGAGGGCTCCACCCCCGCGAAGGCCAGGTAGAAGGCCGCGTCCAGCGCGTCCACCACCTGCGCCACCGGCGTCCACGTCCCCTTTCCGCGCACCCCGCGCCCGGACGAGTACGTCCGCAGCGCGGAGAGGACCTGCACCGGGTGCACCCGCGCCCTGCGCAGCGCCTCGCCGTCCGCCAGCCGCGCGGCGACGGCGGCGGAGGCATCGCTCCCGGGCGCCAGGACGCCCACGCGGGTGAGCGTCGCCAGGTTGCGGACCAGCGCGGTGAGCGGCATCTCCTCCAGGAGCGCCTCCCACACCACCGCGTGCTGAAGGAGCGGCGTGGGCACCATCTCCCGCGTGAGCCGCGCATCGCGGACGATGGCCGCGGCGCGCGCGGGGTCGATCTCCGCGTCATCGTGCAGCGCGTCGACGGCGCGGACCTGCGCCAGCGCGCCGGAGGGCTGCCCCTCCTCCAGCGCCCCGCCGGTGACGGTGCGGCGGAATAGCGCCCGCTGCTCGTCGCTGCGGGGGACCGGGTGCGCCAGCCGCAGGGCGTCGCGGTGCGACCACCCGTCGCGCTGGGGGTACTTCAGGAGCTGGTGCGCCAGGTCGCGCTCGGGCCGGCCGGTGTACCACGCCGCCACCGCGCGCCGCACCCCGCGCCCCCACCCGCGGAACCCGCCCACGAACTGGAGGAAGTGGAAGAGGTGCGTCCCCGTCCGCGCCACCCGCGGCAGCGCCTCCAGCGCGACGGCCCGCGTGACCGCGTCCCCCATCCCCGCCGCCATCGCCAGGGCGAAGAGCGCGGGGTCGTTCTTCGGCGCGCGCCCGCCGGCGCTCACCTCCACGATGCGCCGCACCACGCGGGGCCCATCCTCCGCGATGCACTCGGCCACGGCGCCGGCGTTGTCGACGGTGAGCTCGCGCTCGCCGACGTAGTAGGTCCCGCCCTCGGTTCCCAGCACGAGGAACCGGTCGAGCCGGCTCCAGCGGTCCAGGGCCCAGGCGTACCCGCCGGCCGAGTTGGGCACCTGCGCCGATCCGGGGATCGGCTCGGACTGCCGCGTGACCAGCGCCCGGAGGCGGGTGGCCACGTAACGCGTGAAGTCCAGCATGTTCGCCTCCTTTCTCGTTGGAGGTGGATGCGCCGTGCGCCCGGGTGGCGCTTCGGCGGTGGCCCGCGGCGCGGACGAATGTCTCCGTTCGGTTGAGTGGACCGGAGTCCACCGCCTGGCATGCGGTAATCGAACGGATGCGGCCCACGCCGCGGGCCTGTCTGATGCTGCCGGGATGCAGTTACGGGATTCGAACCCTGGCCGACCAGGTAACCCTCGTC
This region includes:
- a CDS encoding TROVE domain-containing protein, which translates into the protein MLDFTRYVATRLRALVTRQSEPIPGSAQVPNSAGGYAWALDRWSRLDRFLVLGTEGGTYYVGERELTVDNAGAVAECIAEDGPRVVRRIVEVSAGGRAPKNDPALFALAMAAGMGDAVTRAVALEALPRVARTGTHLFHFLQFVGGFRGWGRGVRRAVAAWYTGRPERDLAHQLLKYPQRDGWSHRDALRLAHPVPRSDEQRALFRRTVTGGALEEGQPSGALAQVRAVDALHDDAEIDPARAAAIVRDARLTREMVPTPLLQHAVVWEALLEEMPLTALVRNLATLTRVGVLAPGSDASAAVAARLADGEALRRARVHPVQVLSALRTYSSGRGVRGKGTWTPVAQVVDALDAAFYLAFAGVEPSGRRVMLALDVSGSMTANVHGLEGLSCREASAAMALVTAATEPRHFFTAFTAGRSRSMHDGFPSGITPLAISPRQRLDDVVRQVSSLSFGGTDCALPMLEAADRRWDVDLFVVYTDNETWAGDIHPSQALRRYRERTGIPAKLVVVGMASNGFTIADPEDAGMLDVVGFDAATPQLIADFAR